The stretch of DNA GAATGGACAATGGACATTTATATGATACATTTTTCTAGTGTCGCACAGTCAGACATGACACAGTTTAGGAAGTAGAACAAGGGTAAAGTTAGTATGAGGAACACAAAGTGCTGAGCGGTTGTCACAGTTAGATTTATGTTGTAAACACATGCAGGTTTATGTTGTAAACTGCTGTAGCAGGGTTTTAACATGTGAACGCACAGCAGGTGGTAACACACGGTGAGTGTCACACCTTCCACACCAAGCCACAGCTTGTACTGGTCAGTGCTAGAAGAAGGTTTCATCACTGGCTATTTCTGACACAACAGTGTAAAGTAGAACTCTATTTTCTTCCTGGTTTCACATCTGTTGTgtcttatttctttttttattctgctcaTAAGATTTAGTAAGATGTAAGAAAATGTGAATATTGCTGTATGAATGATGTGAGTTGCTCATTTTACTCCACCAACAGCCTCAGTTGTGTGAATTTTTACATTTGAGAACCAGGAAGCGTTTGAATGTATCCAATGATTAATAGTGAGAACAGGTAGTAGTTTAATAATGATAGTTACCACTGCAGGAAATAAAGTCTCTGAATTACGTGAATAAAATACAAACGTGTTCCCCCACTTTCTCCTCTCACCAGGGACTAAAGAGCCCTTCACCGAGTTACCACAAACTACGATTGTTACAACCGTCTACGGTGAGAGCaccttttaaaaacaaatgtcaaaACAAGAGTCATAGTCTTATCTCAGAGTGAGAACGGTCGAGCAGCTTCCCTATTATTTAGTCctctatgttttttttattatggaAATGTGCCACTTCCTGAAATCAGTCCGTGTATAAAGCAATAATTCAAGAATATTGTTCATATCAGCCTATATGTAAATTATGGAAATCAGCAGTTTGGGGTTTGTTAAAGTGTGAGGCTTGTGAACTAATATCATGCACTTGACTGCgggtcttttttttcttcttgacAACGCCCAGGAATAGGATCGTAGGCGTTTTATCGTTAATAACTCTGCTACTTTGTTTCTTGGTAACATTATTTCCCACACCGGATGCCGAATGCTATGTGAATACATGGATACACATATATGGCACATAGCTGTAATGAGAACAGTTTTCACAGCACTGCTTATTTATATCAGTGCAGCTAATACTGTCTGAATCAACCCTCAGTGCCTCCTGTACCACTTCTGAAGAATACAACACGCTGGCTGGACGTGTTCCCAACTGAGAAAGTGAAGCTCACCTGTGAAATCACTAACAGCTCAGAGTGGACGTTCACCTGGTTCCACAATGGAACAGAAATTCCACCATCCGATTCCCATCTGACTTTGTCCTCAGAGAAATCGGTGCTCACAATCACCGCAGGACCCACATATTCTGGACAATATAACTGTCAAGGTGTTCACAAAACAAAGTCCAATATAAAAACTCAACATAGTAACTCCCTTAAAGTCACAGTTCACGGTAAGTgctatacagtatgttctatATActgaattatatatatatacacacacacacacacacacacacacacacacacacacacacacacacacacaaacacacacacacacacatatatatatatatatatatatatatatatatatatatatatatatatatatatatatatatgtgtgtgtataagttagttagttagttaagtGTACTGAAGAAATAAGTTtgaaacaaataaatggatGACTTTTATCTCATCTATCAGAACATCCTAGTTCCCTTTTATACCAAAGTCCAAACGTTAAGAAGCTGTATCCTGGAGATTCCGTCAACTTTACGTGCAAAGTCAGTCCGGAATTTCAATGGGAATACGTGTGGTATCACGGTGACAAAGAAATCCAGGCATCAACTGAAAACTCCTACAGGATAGATGCGCTCAGTCCTTCTCACGGTGGACAGTACAAATGCAGAGGCAGGAGAGCAGGGCTAGACGGGCCGTTCTCTGCTGGGACGTCTCTGCACGTCTCAGGTAAGCACACGTTTGCATTGTGTGTACAATTATACAAGgacctctctgctctgcttccagcTCCAGTTTTCTTCTGTTCAATAAACTGAAACATACTTTAGAAGTTATTAATGCAGCCAGACGGAATCATAAAGCACTGAATGAAGCTTACAAATAACAATGCATTCGTGTAGCAGTGGGATGTTTTGTGatggacaacaacaacaaagaggcAAAAGGAACTAGTTACACATGCCACTGATTCTTTTTGTTTAgcactttcatttttattatttataaaccTACTTTGTTTACATTATTGTTTGGTTTAGAAAATGTCTTTGAATTATACCATTTACACAAATGATTTTCTGTCAAATCctttatgttgtttgttttaaatgaggAGCTTTGTTGTCAGTTGACACATATGTCAAAGGCGTGTTCTGTACAGTATGAAGCAGATATGTCTAAGGATGTGTTTCTAATGTGTTCTCTGTCTCATTAGAAATCCCTGTTGCATCTTTGAGGAAGGTCACTGAGTGGATGGACGTGTTTCCTGGTGAGACCGTGAAGCTGAGCTGTGGAGTGGAGGGCAGCTCTGACTGGACGTATATATGGTACAAAGACGACGTGGAGGTCGTGGACAGTACTGTGTCTCTTGAAGCGAGTGGTGCTACTCTTTTCATCAGTTCTGCCTCAGCTGCGCATGCAGGACGTTATAAGTGTAAGGGGCGCCTACAGCACAGGCCTGTCAACAGCAGCCTCAGCTCTGGACTTACTCTCATGGTCTATGGTGAGTTTTCTTAATTATTTCTGTAATTTAACCATGAAGAGAACATGATATAACTCTGTGGGTTTAAACCTTTTCCTTGAGTTTTAAAGTCTCAGATATCTGGctcaacattttttttgtcggtataataaaacacacataaatacgCTTATTCTGATTCTGTGTTTAGCGAAAAAGCCTGAACCCAAAATGACTCAAAAGCCAGATGCTGTCAAGCTGTACGTTGGAGAGTCTGTGTCCTTTGAATGCAAAGTGAACAAATCGTCTGGTTGGGAATATCACTGGTTCAAGGATGGAAGCTCAACTCTTAAAGGCAGCAGTCGTTTGATCATCAATAATGCCACTCATATGGCGAGTGGGACGTACCACTGCACGGCCTCAAGGGGCACGACGAACTACAACACAGAGGAGAGTGAGAAACGGAAGTTAGACGTGTCTGGTGAGTTATGACCAAGCGCTGTCGTCGCATCCTGGGTTTCTTACTATTACAACAATCAAGATGCACCTCTAGAGTTTTCCCCCGACTTTAAAAGTCGGTCACATTTAACATGTGTCTGCTCACTTTCAGGAATCCCTGTCGCATCTTTGAGGAGGGTCACTGAGTGGATTGACGTGTTTCCTGGTGAGACCGTGAAGCTGAGCTGTGAAGTGGAGGGCAGCTCTGACTGGACGTATATATGGTACAAAGACGACGTGGAGGTCGTGGACAGACAGAGTGGCGCTACTCTTTCCATCAGTTCTGCCTCAGCTGCGCATGCAGGACGTTATAAGTGTAAGGGGCGCCTACAGCACAGGCCTGTCAACAGCAGCCTCAGCGTTGGACTTACTCTCACGGTCTATGGTGAGTTTTCTATATTATTtactaatattatatatttactaTATTCAGTCATATAGAACACGATATAGCTCTTGAGAAAGTGGGTTTGAACCTTGTACCACGTTCCTGGGTTTTAACGTCTGTGGTTGACCAGAAAAAACTAATTGTTTAGAGGTTTGAAGGATGGGTTTGAATCTCAGTAgctgtacagtggcagcggttcaaagtgactagggtttttactgcagtaccgccgcgtcgccacggtgcagcgagtgcgtcgctgactaaagatttttaatcctgcagccggctgaaaaaaatcaggacgctagtctcgttttaaccaccaggtggcgcagcgttgattagaagcctccaaagcactacagcgtaactgaggtccgactgttcatttctacctgtaacacacatatattacaccagacctattttactattaagtatctgttgtgtgctcaaacatggggagtgtgaagggcaccaacttgttgatggcttagctgttttctgttcactgcgaagttataattgttctgtgtggtttaaaacaggcagcgccacagcagcaacacattcttgttttcattctcctcagctttttcgtgtctttaaatagaaggcgtctcttaaaaatatgtacacacccaccgctctaacatctgatacaacacatggacttcacataataccatgattatgcgtcgcggtttaattaatataattgaatgcgcaagtaaagacgtagagcgcagtccatctgcgactacagccgcttatttaggttttaaacttccacaacttgttaatgaatgttttccaatagtcgtagattttacgtaaataaccgtaataatcataggaatttgttttacagcagttgtcggtcgtaattttgacaggacgccagaaatcagcagatctacagcgacgcattacagcaacatgtttgttcctacgcgtttactctgtgtctgcagaactgcagtttgacttgttttgactgtgcgtgtcattgtaactgagtggctgagagacttattcgacccgtgtacgtttcaacattttcatttcccatccgtccatccagccactttcaccggcgttttcgtttctctttcgttgagctgcaaacggattttaatcaaagcaccgccttacaaaccaataaaacaggcaaaaatatttgttttttacaaaaagacacggaattggagttaatatgtttttattgtttagagacaaacggaaaacaaaaagtcgttctctcgttacctctgcatataatttggtggagacatcaatctcttacacaaacacgtgacgtgtttcggagtcatgtgtccagacagagagtgaccaatacacaaatgtatggatgtgcaaatgcaggctacgagaggaacgggggagtggtgcacgagatgtagcgagaatttgctttgactgtgcgtgtcattgtaactgaatgagtggctgatgtgacttattcgcccgtgtacgtttcaaaactttgatttcccacccgtctatctatcctgaataaaagcaccacattacaaaccaataaactgaacaaaaatattttttaacaaaaacacacggacttgaattttaagctgttttttcgtttagagaaaaacgaaaaacaaaaaacctctgcttttaatttttaatcgaagctcatccgtggatgagtcgtagcagagagctcccgactgccgctcgaatgaaacacgagatcgaatgaaatgtgatgtgtttcgtactcagatgatggcaaaggaaatctacacacccctccccctccccgtagaggcgcatagacatgctaatgtgttgctactactcgatcagcaggtgagaaatacttcagctccaggacaaagctccgtgggagacagggcagcatcgggcggcgtgatcagctgcaggtctaagactcattaatgcagcaagtagtttgttctacatacgtttactctgcaaaaataaacgtatgtatttatcgtagcgtagtctaagttatttgtagcacttcgacattcgtttaaaatatgcagtgctttttaaaatgaaaatactaatattattatttattacctttattgtaaacacagtattaattgcacaatttggactggcgaagatttgcgcttctttcataataatcatggataatcaaggaagaaactgcagttcatatttgttattcagggacggtttaataaagattcagtatggtttttgactgaactgtcagccaaggtacgtgcattatcaaatgaatgcgcctgtcagcggggaagacatcaactctattcagtcgctcttcagtcgctgctgccgtctcctccccagttcacacaccttaacactaggactactgggttttctaaatataccagttcctactacaaggtgttcctacgaagttaaccagctgtttatttcgttattactcctttcacctgtaccacataaagtcattgcagagctacagccatgttcccacgaagttaaccagctgtttatttcgttattccctctttcatgtccgtctgttgaatgaaagtgggcgtggccatccacgtcccagagcggtgacactgggggatgggaaacgctcatcaacacgcaggacaaagatctgcgtttctctgctgctacagcctcggctgcgttgtgttgttagtctccctttcacctgtaccatatgaaatgtgttcctacgaagttgctcagccgctttcagaattccccatgcaggtttgaacagggcaaacattatttttatttacaaaaaaaaatgaatacgtttacagattgaccggtgatgccgcacaggttgctctcagttacagcagctgtttgaagcagggaaaagcgagttagctgtccttgtcgatgccttgacaatgttttagcatcggttagatctctgagccccgacttttatgtcttctttggattaaaaaacaaatgttgaatgttctcaaataatataatattgccgccctccgcggctcccagtgtttgtttttttcatttaaaacgtgggtgttaccggtggcagacctctggtctagatcatccttattcacttttttaaattgtagtagtgtaaccttagttagtattcctttttattttttttattttatgtttgggaaacgtgacatttcagctactgtgattttatttgtcatcaacattagttcctacctgtccttgttgacgggggacaagaaaatgtgacgcgcgttgggtgagagcggcgtaaagaaaaaaagtgtacatgtgccgtactgtcttgccgtgtggtgcattaaagaagcattccacgtaaagaaaattgcccgtaccaacagcaagaaatcagggttacagtagcttgtctgccataaatcgaacgctgcacgcgggagggcgcaccgttcagcttcctattttcggttttaaactgccataatttgccataatttacttacgttcataacttcatactataacgcgaccagcggttcatggtcttggcgattcatgcactaagtaatacaacgttgtcatctcgtgatcacatgatgatgatgagacgctgtttttccaataattaaaataaaaaaactgcttccactcagactcgaaccccggacaaaaaaaaaacgttgtggccatgcacgttaaccactaggccaccaaagacctgatcattggttgttctacaagagcctatatgacgtaagcaactacgatgtttcaggaccaaaagtgggagtcaatcgccacctacaggccagaaggacgtaacacactcctcctgcagtacaaacccgccactgacgcggcagatttgaaacccaaacacggtgggggtagacacttttaccggctgcctctgtaagtTCAGTTTGTTAGAGAATGGAACTGGGTTCTTGGAGCTGTGTTATATCTTTTTTGTGGTTCAGTGACCAAAGGCCAGTCCTACAGGGAGCCTACGATGCACTAAGGAAACTTTTATGCTTAACATATATAGCAAAACATCTGGCAGTGTGATCTGAATGTGAATGAATTTTAGGTCTAATTCATCATTGTCAATGTGTCCTCAGATCAGAAACCCACTGTCATCCTGACAAAGGATCCTGACTACGAGAAGATGTATCCAGGAGAGCCTGTCACCTTTGGCTGTCACATCAATGTCTCCTCTGGTTGGGGCTTTGAGTGGTACAAAGATGGCTCTATCCTCAGTCAATcttcaaatatattttcaaaaACCGCTGTTGAAGAGAGTGATGATGGAACTTATAAGTGCAGGGCAATAAGAGGCAGGAATTCAACCTTCTCCACTGACCTCAGCCAGTTTGTAAATCTTGATGTTCAATGTAAGtttcactgtatttttatataatgttaTTTCCTGGCTGCTCGGACAGTTCATTTAAATTACTACTTTTCATACACACGAATACACTTATTCTGATTCTGTGATTAGTGAATAAACCAAAGCCCAGGATGATTCAAAAGCCAGATGCTGACAAGCTGTACGTTGGAGAGTCTGTGTCCTTTGAATGTGAAGTGGAAGAATCGTCTGGTTGGGAATATGACTGGTTCAAGGATGGAAGCCCAGTTCTTAAAAGCAGCAGTAATTTCAACATCGATAATGCCACCAAGATGGAGAGTGGGACGTACCACTGCACGGCCACAAGAGACAAGACAAACTACAACACAGAGGAGAGTGAGAAACGGCACTTATATGTTTCTGGTGAGTTATGACCAAATCTCACATCCTGGGTTTCTTACTATTACAACAATCAAGATGCATCTCTAGAGTTTTCCTCCGACTTTAAAATTTAACGTGTCTGTTCACTTTCAGAAATCCCTGTTCCACACTTGAAGCTAGAAACTCAGTGGTCGGATGTGTTTCCCGGTGAGACCGTGGAGCTGAGCTGCGGGATGGAGATCAGCAGAGGCGACTGGACGTATACATGGTTTAAGGACGGAGAGGAAATCCAGCCGGACACTCACGGGTCTCTTACCATCGAGTCCGTCTCGTCTTCAGACAGTGGGAGTTACAGCTGCACAGGACAGTTCAAAACCAGGAATGtcggcagcagcttcagctctgaACTCACTCTTCAGGTTTATGGTGAGACTTCCTGTCTCCGTGCTTTGACACGGTTTAGCAAAccatatttttaaattttaactaCACATAACATGAAAGCTATTTTGAAAGGCTTCAACTTGAAAACATTACTACTGTGTCCTATTAATATCAGTGGTGTATTTATCTGTGTAGATTCACAGCCCAACGTCACGCTGATTCAGACCCCTGAGCGTGCGCCGGTGCTGCACACCGGAGACGTGGCCTCGTTTCTCTGTCACATCAACGTCTCTTCTGGATGGCAATACCTGTGGTACAAAAACAACCAGCCGCTCCCCCAAACTGGGCCCAGTTATACCATCGAATCTGTCAGGATGTCCCACTCAGCATTGTACAAATGCCAAGTGAGACGAGGAGCAGACTTTAAGGAAGACAGTCTGGATTTAAATCTTAAAGTTGAAGGTCAGTATTTGTTCACTTGCCTTTTCGCGTTTCCATATGTGAACATTTCTGTTCACATCACGCTTCGGTTGTGTTTGCTCCAGAGCGGCCACAGGCGGAAATAACCCTGTTAACTGGCTGGTCAGAGGTGTTCTCCACCGACACCCTGGTGCTCCAGTGTGTGGTGAAGGACTCCCACATGTGGAACTACACATGGTAAAACCACCAGACTAAACGCTTTCGGTGcgttttctcttctttctgtaAATTAAAACCCGCGTGTCTCCAACAGGTTCAGGGACGGTCACGAAATCAACTTACCACTGTCTGAGAAACATACGGTGACACCCCAGGACGACCCGGAGCAGAGCAGGTACACCTGCAAGGGCGTTCGCTCCGAAAGACCGACTTATTCAAAAGAGAGTGAGGAGCTCAAGACCAAGAACCTTCGTAAGCACCACTGAAGAAAAGAATGAAAGTCAGGTGTTTTTCCTACAAAAGTTCTCTCCtacactcactgtgtgtgtttttttagttCTGAAGAGGAGGGtgcttctctccatctctggcTGTATCTTCTTTGGCATCATCGCTGTCTTCATTGGGTGTATCGTCCTCAGGGTCACACGCAAACCAGGTCTCACTTACTTATCCTACAAATCTACATGAAACCATCTACAATACATTATATCAACTATACAAACTTACctgtacatttgttttttatcatgTAGCTCCTGATTCTGAGCGACAGGAGGAAAACCTGTTTCTCACCATGGCTGAGCTAAAGATCCGTGGTGGTATGTTATTGTGGTCCCCATCATTTCCTTATTTACTTCACCAGGAATCTGTGCTACTACAACTTCCCGTGAAACTACCTGCAGGCTCTGACCTTTACAGTTGGCCTTTAGCTTAGTGTTTAGCTTTTGTGTTAGTGTTTCGTGTTAAAATTTCTTCTTCCCACCTCCAGATGCCGTTAGTCCACTGGCCGCCTACATCACTGATGAAGAACTGAATGCACCAGCTAAAGGTAGAGAGCCCTGAAAACAGATTAGGTTAAAAACTGCTTGACTTCACTGACAGATATATATATCATTATTGATACTTCTGCATCTTTTGTCTAGGACGGACTTGTTGGAACTATATTGATATTATATTATGAAGTTTGCCAGAACAGAATGTGATGCATTTTAAGTTAATCTTTGAAaacagaaaagctttaaaagaagaacttaaattaaatatattgaATTAATATTATCATAATATTTGAAAAATACTATGACTCACAATATGATGTGATTTGTCTGAAGGTTCCTTTGGTTTAATGTAATATTTCTTTTACCTTCAGAAGAGGAGAACGGCACCGTGTGCAGTGAAACAACCCCACTGCCAATCACCACCGAAACGGACAAAGGTAAGAAATTCATTGTGCTCTTACCAACAGTAACACTGTGCTAAATGGAGCCGAGCCAGTTTCCTCCAGCTGATAACTGCTAAtccatttctccacattcttcTAGATGCAACAACTGAGAATAAAGACaaggaggaaaacaatggcGAGATGGTTTCCTTTAAACAATAGCTCACCAAGACGCTGCCTTTGACAAGAATAATATTGGACAGACCAAAGTTCCACGGACACGGTTTAGCAAAATCTTGAATGTCTGGAAATGGGAGTAGTTGGCTGAAGACCGGCACAAGAGAGAAGAGCTGTCATCATAACATCCTCACACTCACCTGACTCTTCTCAACGCTAATGTTCTGAAGTTCACCTACGCTTGAAGTACAACATGAGCAGTATTTAAAAGTTAAAGATCGTTTTAGGGGTTTCCTGCTATAACCCGTGTTTGTCAGTTGGAAATTTAGACTTTTCCTGCAGTGCTGGATAAAACTGACAGGATTCATCTGCTGTGGACTGAAGTGTTCATGGACCAACTAACATTCATGCTggaattgtatttttattacttttaactattatattgtttttgtttacagtttcAGGTACTGTTAACGTTCAGGCATtgtattaaatgtaaataaaatgacgATTGTTGTAGTTCTCCAAACCAACACCAGATGTCAGTAAATATAACTTCTTCTGTGCTTATTTAACGTTGTAAATTGCTGCAGTGATTCCTTTTAAGatgtatttaaaatttaacTTAGGCATTTTAATTTCCTATGAAATTATtcttataaataaacaaataaacagaaaaaatgcaaaaatgttgCCACAAGTGTTTAATTAGACTAATAATGAAATGCACCATGAAGTGTGACTGCAAAAACACATGGAAATATCCCAAGTAGCATGATCTGTGGTTCAGTCAGTGCAGAGGTCTTGTGCACctgtaataataataggaaATGGTTTTAACTGACAGACAAAAGTTGACTCACTGCGTACTCAAAATGTTAGAGACTCACATCTATTTGAGGATCTCAGACAGTTTCTCCACATAGTACTCATAGTTTTCTTGACAGTCCTCCCAGGGTGTAAAGctctgatcctcctcctccttctccacatACGTCTCCCAAACCCGGACAAAGTCGGACGGCTTCATCATCCTCAGTTTGCAGCCGGCGCTCGCCAGAGCCCGGAGCCCCTCTACGACCGCCGGCTCCTCCCACTCGAAGAGACGGGAGCAGAATATGCTAAGACGGAGCTTTTTGTGCAGACGGAGGATGCTGGTCAGCTTGGCTGCACAATCCACACAGGGGCTGGATGACACATACCATGTGATGTCATACTCCTGGGCAGGGTTGGTGAGAATCTGGGAAGGATTTATGGGGTCGTTAGAAGAAGAATCACAAGGGTTGGCCAGCTGTGATGGTGCTACAGCTAAAGAGCTGAGGACGGGCTTTACCTGTTGAAAGAAGGCCTGTTCAACGTGAGCTGTGGCGTGTTCATCCTCCATGTAACCTGTTAGAGGATCtacgctgcctcctgctgtgtccACTCTGAAGCACAGTAGGGTTTTGTTCCTCCCTGACGAGTACTCGACGTTCCTGAACTGAAACTTGAAGTAGAACGGGCTCATCTGTTCCCTGGTGGAGGCAGGGGTTTGTACAGATCTATCAGGAAGCCTGCTTTTTTTTAGCAAACATGATACACCAGCATAAAGTATCTTCTGACAGGG from Betta splendens chromosome 7, fBetSpl5.4, whole genome shotgun sequence encodes:
- the apobec2b gene encoding C->U-editing enzyme APOBEC-2b; translated protein: MADRNSRFSAKKKDKKVENQTNDDKEKVVKKPDKAAKTPEKTSEKTPEKTSEQPEQKRNGEGGGATGGEAGNSEENGQFQPIELPPFEIVTGEQMSPFYFKFQFRNVEYSSGRNKTLLCFRVDTAGGSVDPLTGYMEDEHATAHVEQAFFQQILTNPAQEYDITWYVSSSPCVDCAAKLTSILRLHKKLRLSIFCSRLFEWEEPAVVEGLRALASAGCKLRMMKPSDFVRVWETYVEKEEEDQSFTPWEDCQENYEYYVEKLSEILK
- the LOC114859147 gene encoding titin isoform X1; the protein is MTQPSSSASACAPHSKMPLLHVLCVIYFAAVCTAQDLQNGTKEPFTELPQTTIVTTVYVPPVPLLKNTTRWLDVFPTEKVKLTCEITNSSEWTFTWFHNGTEIPPSDSHLTLSSEKSVLTITAGPTYSGQYNCQGVHKTKSNIKTQHSNSLKVTVHEHPSSLLYQSPNVKKLYPGDSVNFTCKVSPEFQWEYVWYHGDKEIQASTENSYRIDALSPSHGGQYKCRGRRAGLDGPFSAGTSLHVSEIPVASLRKVTEWMDVFPGETVKLSCGVEGSSDWTYIWYKDDVEVVDSTVSLEASGATLFISSASAAHAGRYKCKGRLQHRPVNSSLSSGLTLMVYAKKPEPKMTQKPDAVKLYVGESVSFECKVNKSSGWEYHWFKDGSSTLKGSSRLIINNATHMASGTYHCTASRGTTNYNTEESEKRKLDVSGIPVASLRRVTEWIDVFPGETVKLSCEVEGSSDWTYIWYKDDVEVVDRQSGATLSISSASAAHAGRYKCKGRLQHRPVNSSLSVGLTLTVYDQKPTVILTKDPDYEKMYPGEPVTFGCHINVSSGWGFEWYKDGSILSQSSNIFSKTAVEESDDGTYKCRAIRGRNSTFSTDLSQFVNLDVQLNKPKPRMIQKPDADKLYVGESVSFECEVEESSGWEYDWFKDGSPVLKSSSNFNIDNATKMESGTYHCTATRDKTNYNTEESEKRHLYVSEIPVPHLKLETQWSDVFPGETVELSCGMEISRGDWTYTWFKDGEEIQPDTHGSLTIESVSSSDSGSYSCTGQFKTRNVGSSFSSELTLQVYDSQPNVTLIQTPERAPVLHTGDVASFLCHINVSSGWQYLWYKNNQPLPQTGPSYTIESVRMSHSALYKCQVRRGADFKEDSLDLNLKVEERPQAEITLLTGWSEVFSTDTLVLQCVVKDSHMWNYTWFRDGHEINLPLSEKHTVTPQDDPEQSRYTCKGVRSERPTYSKESEELKTKNLLLKRRVLLSISGCIFFGIIAVFIGCIVLRVTRKPAPDSERQEENLFLTMAELKIRGDAVSPLAAYITDEELNAPAKEEENGTVCSETTPLPITTETDKDATTENKDKEENNGEMVSFKQ
- the LOC114859147 gene encoding B-cell receptor CD22 isoform X2; amino-acid sequence: MTQPSSSASACAPHSKMPLLHVLCVIYFAAVCTAQDLQNVPPVPLLKNTTRWLDVFPTEKVKLTCEITNSSEWTFTWFHNGTEIPPSDSHLTLSSEKSVLTITAGPTYSGQYNCQGVHKTKSNIKTQHSNSLKVTVHEHPSSLLYQSPNVKKLYPGDSVNFTCKVSPEFQWEYVWYHGDKEIQASTENSYRIDALSPSHGGQYKCRGRRAGLDGPFSAGTSLHVSEIPVASLRKVTEWMDVFPGETVKLSCGVEGSSDWTYIWYKDDVEVVDSTVSLEASGATLFISSASAAHAGRYKCKGRLQHRPVNSSLSSGLTLMVYAKKPEPKMTQKPDAVKLYVGESVSFECKVNKSSGWEYHWFKDGSSTLKGSSRLIINNATHMASGTYHCTASRGTTNYNTEESEKRKLDVSGIPVASLRRVTEWIDVFPGETVKLSCEVEGSSDWTYIWYKDDVEVVDRQSGATLSISSASAAHAGRYKCKGRLQHRPVNSSLSVGLTLTVYDQKPTVILTKDPDYEKMYPGEPVTFGCHINVSSGWGFEWYKDGSILSQSSNIFSKTAVEESDDGTYKCRAIRGRNSTFSTDLSQFVNLDVQLNKPKPRMIQKPDADKLYVGESVSFECEVEESSGWEYDWFKDGSPVLKSSSNFNIDNATKMESGTYHCTATRDKTNYNTEESEKRHLYVSEIPVPHLKLETQWSDVFPGETVELSCGMEISRGDWTYTWFKDGEEIQPDTHGSLTIESVSSSDSGSYSCTGQFKTRNVGSSFSSELTLQVYDSQPNVTLIQTPERAPVLHTGDVASFLCHINVSSGWQYLWYKNNQPLPQTGPSYTIESVRMSHSALYKCQVRRGADFKEDSLDLNLKVEERPQAEITLLTGWSEVFSTDTLVLQCVVKDSHMWNYTWFRDGHEINLPLSEKHTVTPQDDPEQSRYTCKGVRSERPTYSKESEELKTKNLLLKRRVLLSISGCIFFGIIAVFIGCIVLRVTRKPAPDSERQEENLFLTMAELKIRGDAVSPLAAYITDEELNAPAKEEENGTVCSETTPLPITTETDKDATTENKDKEENNGEMVSFKQ